In Achromobacter xylosoxidans A8, a single window of DNA contains:
- a CDS encoding NAD(P)/FAD-dependent oxidoreductase, producing MKTDALVLGAGIVGVSTALHLAARGRSVVLLDRRGPGEETSYGNAGLIERASVIPYAFPRDWRSLWRYARNNTPDVSYHPRFLPRIAPWLLRYWWHSAPSRLARAAEAMLPLIERSVAEHDALKDEAGISHLFRRNGWIDGMRSEAGLTQAVAEAQALAPYGLNYRVLDRQALAALEPSLSRMAGAVHWLDPVNVSDPGAVTQGYAALFERRGGVLARGDARSLKPSGKGWQVQGEQGLIEARDVVVALGPWSPDILRPLGYRLPMAVKRGYHQHFALEDGAALSHPVADIESGFLVTPMTLGVRLTTGAEFAARDAPPSPIQIQRTRALARQLLPLGEAVEREPWMGCRPCMPDMRPVIGPAPRHPGLWLAFGHAHHGFTLGPVTGKLLACMITGQAPDMDPAPYRVGR from the coding sequence ATGAAAACAGACGCCTTGGTCTTGGGTGCGGGCATCGTCGGGGTCAGCACCGCCCTGCATCTGGCGGCGCGCGGCCGTTCCGTGGTGCTGCTGGACCGGCGCGGCCCCGGCGAGGAAACCAGTTACGGCAACGCCGGCCTGATCGAACGCGCCAGCGTGATTCCCTATGCCTTTCCGCGCGACTGGCGCAGCCTGTGGCGCTACGCCAGGAACAATACGCCGGACGTGAGCTACCACCCCCGCTTCCTGCCGCGCATCGCGCCGTGGCTGCTGCGCTACTGGTGGCATTCGGCGCCGTCGCGCCTGGCGCGCGCGGCCGAGGCCATGCTGCCGCTGATCGAGCGCAGCGTGGCCGAGCACGATGCGCTCAAGGACGAAGCAGGTATCTCCCATCTATTCCGGCGCAACGGCTGGATCGATGGCATGCGCAGCGAGGCGGGCCTGACCCAGGCCGTCGCCGAGGCGCAGGCGCTGGCGCCCTATGGCCTGAACTACCGCGTGCTGGACCGCCAGGCGCTGGCGGCGCTGGAGCCCTCGCTATCGCGCATGGCGGGCGCGGTGCATTGGCTGGATCCGGTCAACGTGTCGGACCCCGGCGCCGTGACGCAGGGTTATGCGGCCTTGTTCGAGCGGCGCGGCGGCGTGCTGGCGCGCGGCGACGCGCGCAGCCTCAAGCCATCGGGCAAGGGTTGGCAGGTGCAGGGTGAACAGGGCCTGATCGAGGCCCGCGACGTGGTCGTGGCGCTGGGTCCGTGGTCGCCGGACATCCTGCGCCCGCTGGGCTATCGCCTTCCCATGGCGGTCAAGCGCGGTTATCACCAGCACTTCGCGCTGGAGGACGGCGCGGCCTTGTCGCATCCGGTGGCCGACATCGAAAGCGGTTTCCTGGTGACGCCCATGACCCTGGGCGTGCGCTTGACGACCGGCGCGGAATTCGCGGCGCGCGATGCGCCGCCTTCACCGATCCAGATCCAGCGCACGCGCGCGCTGGCCCGCCAGCTGCTGCCGCTGGGCGAGGCCGTGGAGCGCGAGCCTTGGATGGGATGCCGGCCCTGCATGCCGGACATGCGGCCGGTCATCGGACCGGCGCCGCGCCATCCAGGACTATGGCTGGCCTTTGGCCACGCACATCATGGTTTCACGCTGGGACCGGTGACGGGCAAGCTGCTGGCCTGCATGATCACGGGCCAGGCGCCGGACATGGATCCGGCGCCTTACCGCGTCGGCCGCTGA
- a CDS encoding GNAT family N-acetyltransferase, whose translation MTPPRLPPVTLAGEVVRLEPLAASHAAALAQVGLHPELWRLQPEPVQTPDDMQRYVDRALTGQREGHCLPFVIVRQDNGEIIGATRYMDIALAHKRLEIGGTWLTPASQRSGANTEAKFLLLQHAFETIGIMRVVFKTELSNMQSRQAILRIGGVEEGVFRKHLIAQSGRARDMIYFAILDEDWPAVKARLLMRMRRAA comes from the coding sequence ATGACACCCCCTCGCCTCCCACCCGTCACGCTCGCTGGCGAGGTCGTGCGCCTTGAACCCCTGGCCGCCAGCCATGCAGCCGCGCTCGCGCAGGTTGGCCTGCATCCCGAGCTGTGGCGCCTGCAGCCCGAACCTGTACAGACGCCGGACGACATGCAGCGCTATGTGGATCGCGCGCTGACCGGCCAACGCGAAGGCCATTGCCTGCCGTTCGTCATCGTGCGCCAGGACAATGGCGAGATCATCGGCGCGACGCGCTACATGGACATTGCGCTGGCCCACAAGCGCCTGGAAATCGGCGGCACCTGGCTCACACCCGCAAGCCAGCGCAGCGGCGCCAACACCGAGGCCAAGTTTCTGTTGTTGCAGCACGCCTTTGAAACAATTGGTATCATGCGCGTTGTATTCAAGACTGAACTGAGCAACATGCAATCGCGCCAGGCCATCCTGCGCATCGGCGGCGTGGAGGAAGGCGTGTTCCGCAAGCACTTGATTGCGCAATCGGGACGCGCGCGCGACATGATCTACTTCGCGATCCTCGACGAGGACTGGCCCGCGGTCAAAGCCCGCCTGCTGATGCGCATGCGTCGGGCCGCGTAG